In a genomic window of Acropora muricata isolate sample 2 chromosome 2, ASM3666990v1, whole genome shotgun sequence:
- the LOC136891244 gene encoding mammalian ependymin-related protein 1-like isoform X3 yields MFAVLVSLLLVGVVNAQRPKPCETPDVWNGRQMMFDRSMNLSVFAKLSYDAIEERLSIDEMVDVKMERKFYKYIMMFREGISYKIEKDGNGIVGCEKKPLTEPFRKVKIPENATSMGLATIGTNAVPGLGVTIAAFYGRTPAGDEYYVSVTEPKVIKDRLMCIPISEVLLSEKFGRVHTSFFDVELGVDPEEFVPPRECEQSVA; encoded by the exons ATGTTTGCGGTTCTGGTATCCTTACTCCTTGTAGGCGTGGTGAACGCACAGAGACCAAAACCATGCG AGACACCTGATGTGTGGAACGGGCGCCAGATGATG TTTGATCGTTCCATGAATTTGTCAGTTTTTGCAAAATTATCTTACGATGCTATCGAAGAACGATTAAGCATTGATGAAATGGTGGATGTTAAAATGGAGAGGAAATTCTACAAGTACATCATGATGTTCAGGGAG GGAATCAGTTACAAGATTGAAAAGGACGGGAACGGGATCGTAGGATGCGAAAAGAAACCTCTGACCGAGCCCTTTCGCAAGGTTAAGATACCTGAAAATGCAACTTCCATGGGATTGGCAACGATAGGCACAAATGCTGTTCCAGGACTTGGAGTCACTATTGCCGCGTTTTATGGAAGGACGCCCGCAGGAG ATGAATACTATGTATCGGTCACAGAGCCCAAAGTTATCAAGGACAGATTGATGTGCATTCCAATCAGCGAGGTACTCCTGTCAGAAAAGTTCGGTCGCGTTCACACCAG TTTCTTTGATGTGGAGCTTGGTGTTGACCCTGAAGAATTCGTTCCGCCGAGAGAATGCGAACAGAGCGTCGCCTGA
- the LOC136891244 gene encoding mammalian ependymin-related protein 1-like isoform X1, which produces MFAVVVSLLLVGVVNAQRPKPCETPEVWTGRQMMFARSMNVSVFAKLSYDAIEERLSIDEMVNVEMERKFYKYIMIFKEGINYKIEKDGNGIVGCEKKPLTEPFHKVKIPENATSMGLATIGTNAVPGLGVTVAAFYGRTPAGDEYYVSVTEPKVIKDRLMCIPISEVLLSEKLGRVHTSFFDVELGVDPEEFVPPKECEYTVAAL; this is translated from the exons ATGTTTGCGGTTGTGGTATCCTTACTCCTTGTTGGCGTGGTGAACGCACAGAGACCAAAACCATGCG AGACACCTGAGGTGTGGACGGGGCGCCAGATGATG TTTGCTCGTTCCATGAATGTGTCAGTTTTTGCAAAATTATCTTACGATGCTATCGAAGAACGATTAAGCATTGATGAAATGGTGAATGTTGAAATGGAGAGGAAATTCTACAAGTACATCATGATCTTCAAGGAG GGAATCAATTACAAGATTGAAAAGGACGGGAACGGGATCGTAGGATGCGAAAAGAAACCTCTGACCGAGCCCTTTCACAAGGTTAAGATACCTGAAAATGCAACTTCTATGGGATTGGCAACGATAGGCACAAATGCTGTTCCAGGACTTGGAGTCACTGTTGCCGCGTTTTATGGAAGGACGCCCGCAGGAG ATGAATACTATGTATCGGTCACAGAGCCCAAAGTGATCAAGGACAGATTGATGTGCATTCCAATCAGCGAGGTACTCCTGTCAGAAAAGCTCGGTCGCGTTCACACCAG TTTCTTTGATGTGGAGCTTGGTGTGGACCCTGAAGAATTCGTTCCGCCGAAAGAATGCGAATACACCGTCGCCGCATTGTAA
- the LOC136891244 gene encoding mammalian ependymin-related protein 1-like isoform X2, translating into MFAVLVSLLLVGVVNAQRPKPCETPDVWNGRQMMFARSMNVSVFAKLSYDAIEERLSIDEMVNVEMERKFYKYIMIFKEGINYKIEKDGNGIVGCEKKPLTEPFHKVKIPENATSMGLATIGTNAVPGLGVTVAAFYGRTPAGDEYYVSVTEPKVIKDRLMCIPISEVLLSEKLGRVHTSFFDVELGVDPEEFVPPKECEYTVAAL; encoded by the exons ATGTTTGCGGTTCTGGTATCCTTACTCCTTGTAGGCGTGGTGAACGCACAGAGACCAAAACCATGCG AGACACCTGATGTGTGGAACGGGCGCCAGATGATG TTTGCTCGTTCCATGAATGTGTCAGTTTTTGCAAAATTATCTTACGATGCTATCGAAGAACGATTAAGCATTGATGAAATGGTGAATGTTGAAATGGAGAGGAAATTCTACAAGTACATCATGATCTTCAAGGAG GGAATCAATTACAAGATTGAAAAGGACGGGAACGGGATCGTAGGATGCGAAAAGAAACCTCTGACCGAGCCCTTTCACAAGGTTAAGATACCTGAAAATGCAACTTCTATGGGATTGGCAACGATAGGCACAAATGCTGTTCCAGGACTTGGAGTCACTGTTGCCGCGTTTTATGGAAGGACGCCCGCAGGAG ATGAATACTATGTATCGGTCACAGAGCCCAAAGTGATCAAGGACAGATTGATGTGCATTCCAATCAGCGAGGTACTCCTGTCAGAAAAGCTCGGTCGCGTTCACACCAG TTTCTTTGATGTGGAGCTTGGTGTGGACCCTGAAGAATTCGTTCCGCCGAAAGAATGCGAATACACCGTCGCCGCATTGTAA
- the LOC136891025 gene encoding glutathione hydrolase-like YwrD proenzyme encodes MFLRQCMLMLVAATLLKLSDTTVADVSLSPETWPSGEFDRLERMSLSRYERPKPLAVSEGKGLVAATTVPFAVHSGMDAMRKGGNAMDACLATALAEVALATGSYVSYAGVTQILYYDKSSDRVYSVNGGWNTPLHGDPTQIPKVHTTGYNGASVLIPGFVSGVIDAANKFAKFPLKTLFEPAQYFAENGFKLPIGLATSIEQYYNEITLLRTKQGQKIFTSPETDKPYTAGEVFKQPELAEFIRNVATSGKDYFYNGTWAEEMASLVEDQKGFITLDDMRRYQTSWETPLNLSYNGHDVFVSGNDWGGVELVEKLRLMELAGIGRTQGSSYLTNASEFFWLASISRFSYFISTFLNSNPRGLSILKQNFDLDFSNRVSRDSAEAIWEKIGSVQKMKNVNEIIKRLLGGEKSIHGSDGIVAADKEGNICSMIHTINSQMWGTGLFVRGVALPHSGAIFKSFVIQTNPGARLATALQPVIAFEHSKEQPQVRRAIMALAVVGSSYPVVVPQYVTNLLDAKMNPKEALEAPTFLLPSFMDFFQAVPIEEFSVDEKVLRDVRDLGQGVTELDYIQAFGPIGLGVALTIDEHDVMYGCTHPLRRGLAEGV; translated from the exons ATGTTTCTTCGTCAGTGTATGTTAATGCTCGTAGCAGCAACATTGTTAAAGCTTAGCGACACTACAGTGGCAGATGTATCTTTGTCCCCTGAAACGTGGCCGTCAGGAGAGTTCGATCGCTTGGAACGAATGTCTCTGAGCCGCTATGAACGGCCCAAGCCATTGGCTGTGAGTGAAGGCAAAGGACTTGTGGCGGCGACGACTGTGCCATTCGCCGTTCATTCCGGAATGGACGCGATGAGGAAAGGAGGAAATGCTATGGATGCTTGTCTAGCGACTGCCCTTGCAG AGGTCGCCCTGGCAACTGGCTCTTACGTTTCGTACGCTGGCGTCACGCAGATACTTTACTACGACAAATCGTCTGATAGGGTGTATAGCGTAAATGGTGGATGGAACACCCCTCTTCACGGAGACCCGACCCAGATCCCCAAGGTCCATACAACAGGGTACAACGGCGCATCAGTTCTGATTCCAGGGTTCGTTTCTGGAGTCATTGACGCAGCTAACAAATTTGCCAAGTTCCCTTTGAAAACCCTTTTTGAGCCCGCACAGTATTTCGCTGAGAACGGTTTTAAACTACCCATTGGTTTGGCAACATCTATTGAACAATACTACAATGAGATAACTTTGCTGAGGACCAAACAAG GTCAGAAGATTTTTACCAGTCCCGAAACGGACAAACCGTACACTGCAGGCGAAGTGTTTAAACAACCAGAACTGGCTGAGTTTATCAGAAACGTTGCAACCAGCGGTAAGGATTACTTTTACAATGGCACCTGGGCCGAAGAAATGGCATCATTGGTCGAAGATCAGAAAGGATTTATTACATTAGATGACATGCGCAGGTACCAAACATCATGGGAGACGCCACTAAACTTGTCATATAATGGACATGATGTTTTCGTATCCGGGAACGATTGGGGAGGAGTAGAACTGGTAGAGAAGTTACGTTTAATGGAATTGGCGGGAATTGGTCGGACACAAGGTTCCAGTTACCTCACCAATGCATCGGAATTTTTCTGGCTGGCATCTATCTCTAGATTTAGCTATTTTATTTCTACCTTTCTGAACAGCAACCCACGTGGCTTATCAATACTCAAGCAGAACTTCGACCTGGATTTTTCTAATCGTGTGTCCAGAGATTCGGCTGAGGCTATCTGGGAGAAGATTGGCTCTGttcagaaaatgaaaaacgttAATGAAATAATCAAAAGACTTCTCGGAGGGGAAAAAAGTATCCATGGCTCAGATGGAATAGTTGCAGCTGATAAAGAAGGAAATATCTGCTCAATGATTCACACAATCAACAGTCAAATGTGGGGAACAGGTCTGTTTGTGAGAGGAGTTGCCTTGCCGCACTCCGGTGCCATATTTAAGTCCTTTGTCATTCAAACGAACCCTGGAGCAAGGCTAGCAACCGCTCTGCAGCCTGTCATCGCCTTTGAACATTCCAAAGAGCAGCCACAAGTTCGCCGTGCAATCATGGCGCTTGCAGTTGTTGGCTCATCATACCCTGTCGTCGTTCCACAGTACGTAACAAATCTTTTGGACGCCAAAATGAACCCGAAAGAAGCTTTGGAAGCCCCCACTTTCCTCTTACCGAGTTTTATGGATTTCTTCCAAGCCGTGCCAATAGAGGAGTTTTCAGTGGACGAGAAAGTGTTGCGTGACGTACGTGACTTGGGGCAAGGCGTGACCGAGTTGGACTACATACAGGCATTTGGGCCGATAGGCCTTGGTGTGGCGCTTACAATTGACGAACATGATGTGATGTACGGCTGTACCCATCCTCTTAGACGAGGACTAGCGGAGGGGGTTTGA